The Daucus carota subsp. sativus chromosome 2, DH1 v3.0, whole genome shotgun sequence genome includes a window with the following:
- the LOC108207432 gene encoding uncharacterized protein LOC108207432, giving the protein MPPRRENPRRDNVNIGAAELAQLIAQAVTQALQQAAQNQGNPGNNEEQQNQPDALAWFDRFVKQKPDSFHSAPQPIDAENWIGHLEKIFDALGCDDATKVRLAVYKLEGDAQRWWRGVKTIRGDAFVEALTWQGFTDLFYEQYFSKEEKDGYMREFNSIEQKHDESITEYLARFIRLAGFAGTSAGTAEQQAEKFKWGLKSSLRMSIISSRFQNVAEVADAAKDVEKERIDFRTNRSNSGRKRGGDDQLVPAQVDMGMMVRTVGMDSGVDKTRIGEVIQLMVRDRISIVVRDKLSRGRLSSFSSSLDSGRIVKGDRDRDVIQRMGAATNPGTVSGTVFVGTRDAYVLFDTGSTRSVVSLSYVRYLGVLPSLLSPHMSIATPMRTSVSISDVYRECLIVVGDRNYKVNLLLMMMHDFDIILGMDWLSEYRETINCEEKRVIFGDVNKPEYVYQRSQPKGEVKLISAPKAKKLLSKGCDGYLAFVRDTSKVESRIEDYAVVSEYADVFPDELPGLPPHREVEFSIELVPGAEPIS; this is encoded by the exons ATGCCTCCTAGACGTGAGAATCCTAGGCGCGATAACGTTAACATTGGTGCAGCTGAGTTAGCTCAGTTGATAGCTCAAGCAGTGACTCAGGCTTTGCAACAAGCTGCGCAAAATCAGGGAAACCCAGGAAATAATGAAGAGCAACAAAATCAGCCTGATGCACTAGCTTGGTTCGATAGGTTTGTTAAGCAGAAACCGGATTCTTTCCATTCAGCACCACAACCTATTGATGCTGAAAATTGGATTGGTCATCTTGAGAAGATTTTTGATGCATTGGGATGTGATGACGCTACAAAGGTGAGGTTGGCTGTGTATAAGTTAGAAGGGGATGCTCAGAGGTGGTGGAGAGGAGTGAAGACTATCAGGGGTGATGCATTTGTTGAGGCATTGACTTGGCAGGGATTCACAGATTTGTTTTATGAGCAGTACTTCTCAAAGGAAGAGAAGGATGGTTATATGAGAGAGTTTAATTCTATTGAGCAGAAGCATGATGAGAGTATCACTGAGTATCTTGCGAGATTTATCAGGTTGGCGGGATTTGCTGGGACTTCTGCAGGGACTGCAGAACAGCAGGCTGAAAAATTTAAATGGGGGCTGAAGTCGTCTCTTAGGATGTCTATCATTTCTTCCAGATTTCAGAATGTAGCAGAGGTGGCTGATGCAGCCAAGGATGTTGAGAAGGAGCGTATAGACTTCCGGACTAACAGATCTAACAGTGGTCGTAAGAGGGGTGGAGATGATCAGCTAGTCCCAGCACAGGTAGACATGGGTATGATGGTCAGAACAGTCGGTATGGACAGTGGCGTGGACAAAACCAGAATAGGGGAGGTCATACAGCTCATGGTCAGAGACAGAATCAGTATAGTGGTCAGGGACAAGCTCAGCAGGGGCAGACTCAGCAGTTTCAGCAGCAGCCTAGACAGTGGTAGAATCGTCAAAGGGGACAGGGACAGGGACGTTATCCAACGTATGGGG GCAGCAACTAATCCAGGTACTGTTTCCGGAACGGTTTTTGTGGGTACACGTGATGCTTATGTGTTATTTGATACTGGTTCGACTCGTTCTGTGGTATCCCTATCATATGTTCGTTATCTTGGTGTCTTACCTTCATTATTATCTCCGCATATGTCTATTGCTACCCCTATGAGGACTTCTGTTAGTATTTCTGATGTGTATCGAGAGTGTTTGATAGTTGTGGGGGATAGAAATTATAAGGTCAACTTGCTTCTGATGATGATGCATGACTTTGACATTATTTTGGGTATGGATTGGTTGAGTGAGTATAGGGAGACGATTAATTGTGAGGAGAAACGGGTTATCTTTGGGGATGTGAATAAGCCAGAGTATGTATACCAGAGGTCTCAACCAAAAGGGGAGGTTAAGTTGATTTCAGCTCCTAAGGCGAAGAAGCTCTTGTCTAAGGGTTGTGATGGTTATCTTGCTTTTGTAAGGGATACATCCAAGGTTGAGTCTCGTATAGAGGATTATGCAGTTGTGAGTGAATATGCAGATGTGTTTCCCGATGAGTTACCAGGTTTGCCACCGCATCGAGAAGTGGAGTTTAGTATTGAACTTGTTCCAGGTGCAGAGCCTATTTCTTAG
- the LOC135150515 gene encoding uncharacterized protein LOC135150515: MYRVIVKLNKILPAWYKMSDMLPNAWFYKLNHMSTGKLQNLTHKFSNKKVQSKTKSSPFSSSTAAAHKQTCHLRKSYYFNLDFKSTSHLSERRKSSDRRCDAEKIKASPKLIANFSVSDEYPGCHVSHESVYSTPHMMEQVQNDSVFYDLDAEFKRVNEPPKCASYIKLVTTQNRLKLVT, from the exons ATGTACCGTGTTATTGTGAAGTTGAACAAG ATTCTTCCTGCCTG GTATAAGATGTCAGATATGCTGCCGAACGCCTGGTTTTATAAGCTCAACCACATGAGTACTGGCAAGCTGCAGAACTTGACGCATAAATTCTCGAACAAAAAAGTTCAATCCAAAACAAAGTCATCTCCTTTCTCATCATCTACTGCAGCAGCGCACAAACAAACATGTCACCTTAGGAAGTCTTACTACTTCAATCTAGACTTCAAGTCGACCTCTCATTTGTCAGAAAGAAGAAAATCATCCGACAGAAGATGCGACGCGGAGAAAATTAAAGCATCTCCGAAGCTAATTGCAAACTTTTCTGTTTCTGATGAGTACCCTGGCTGTCATGTAAGCCATGAATCCGTTTATTCTACGCCTCACATGATGGAACAGGTCCAGAATGATTCTGTTTTCTATGATCTGGATGCTGAATTTAAACGGGTTAATGAGCCACCAAAGTGTGCTtcatatatcaagttggtcacgaCTCAGAAccgtctcaaattggtcacttaa
- the LOC135150516 gene encoding glycine-rich protein 5-like → MKRFSVFYCCLFLVILLVHGVLANTVENDNVLGSKKDDKATGAEVESSKPRWFGGGFYWGRPGGWYTGGGSGAPGRAGCGGNGGGPGGGAGGCGGNGGVGGYGGGMPGWGGRGGNGGGAGGGAGGAGGYPGGTPGQPGWGGRGGDGGSASGSQGGGGSYSMPNPNDPRCGNIQMAQIPNGYLISYDCGNCNYQYTIDYNGMTPGNGRITCY, encoded by the coding sequence ATGAAGAGGTTCAGCGTCTTTTATTGTTGTTTGTTCTTGGTCATCTTGTTGGTCCATGGAGTGTTGGCGAATACAGTGGAGAATGATAATGTGTTGGGGTCCAAGAAAGATGATAAGGCCACGGGGGCTGAAGTTGAGAGTTCGAAACCGAGATGGTTTGGAGGTGGATTTTATTGGGGACGCCCTGGTGGTTGGTATACTGGAGGAGGTAGTGGTGCGCCTGGTAGAGCAGGTTGTGGTGGCAATGGTGGCGGTCCTGGTGGTGGCGCGGGTGGTTGTGGCGGAAATGGAGGTGTAGGTGGATATGGCGGAGGAATGCCTGGTTGGGGTGGTCGTGGAGGCAATGGAGGGGGCGCGGGAGGAGGTGCTGGGGGTGCAGGTGGATATCCTGGAGGAACACCTGGACAGCCTGGTTGGGGTGGCCGTGGAGGTGATGGCGGTAGTGCAAGTGGTAGCCAAGGGGGAGGTGGTTCATATTCAATGCCAAATCCTAATGATCCTAGGTGCGGAAATATTCAAATGGCTCAGATTCCTAATGGATATTTGATTAGTTATGATTGTGGTAATTGCAATTACCAGTACACTATCGATTACAATGGAATGACTCCGGGCAATGGTAGGATTACTTGTTATTAG
- the LOC108207433 gene encoding glycine-rich protein 5, whose translation MKRLSVAYCCLFLVILLVHGVLANTVENNNVLGSKKDDKATGAEVESSKPRWFGGGYYWGRPGGWYYGGGSGAPGRAGCGGNGGGPGGGAGGCAGNGGVGGYGGGMPGWGGRGGNGGGAGGGAGGAGGYPGGTPGQPGWGGRGGDGGSASGSQGGGGSYSMPNPNDPRCGNIQMAEIPNGYLISYDCGNCNYQYTIDYNGMTPGNGRITCY comes from the coding sequence ATGAAGAGGCTTAGCGTTGCTTATTGTTGTTTGTTCTTGGTCATCTTGTTGGTCCATGGAGTGTTGGCGAATACAgttgagaataataatgtcTTGGGGTCCAAGAAAGATGATAAGGCCACGGGGGCTGAAGTTGAAAGTTCGAAACCAAGATGGTTTGGAGGTGGATATTATTGGGGCCGCCCTGGTGGTTGGTATTATGGAGGAGGTAGTGGTGCGCCTGGTAGAGCAGGTTGTGGTGGCAATGGTGGGGGTCCTGGTGGTGGCGCGGGTGGTTGTGCTGGCAATGGAGGTGTAGGTGGATATGGCGGAGGAATGCCTGGTTGGGGTGGTCGTGGAGGCAATGGAGGGGGCGCGGGAGGAGGTGCTGGGGGTGCGGGTGGATATCCTGGAGGAACACCTGGACAGCCTGGTTGGGGCGGCCGTGGAGGTGATGGTGGTAGTGCAAGTGGTAGCCAAGGCGGAGGCGGCTCATATTCGATGCCAAATCCAAATGATCCTAGGTGCGGAAATATTCAAATGGCTGAGATTCCTAATGGATATTTGATTAGTTATGATTGTGGTAATTGCAATTACCAGTACACTATCGATTACAATGGGATGACTCCGGGCAATGGTAGGATTACTTGTTATTAG